The window GTGTGTGATAGTGCACGTGTGCCGCATACAGCTTTTCGGCGCCGTGTTGGCATTCATCGACCTTCACCTGCACGGACCGCCAACGAAACAGCCTCCCGCAAGCCGTGACTCACACCTGTTTGCATGTTGgggttcacgattcgtgattcgtgttttgTTTGCCAAAGCATAACTTACGTGataaatcgtgaattcgtgattctttcTTCTacaaaattcacgattcacgattatcgCTCGCTTGTCGCCAACTTGTTCCTACCTCGAACCGCCGGCTAGCAAGCTGAAATGTATGCCAGCCACCAACGCATTCAAGTTCTCCCCACCCGACTGCTGTCGAACAACAACGTCTTGATTCAAGCGTGAGCACAAAGACTAAGCAAGACCCCACATGCACCACACAATTTGGGCTCATTTGCTCTGCTTTTCTTCAGTGGCTGTCGGATGATATCATATCAAGATTTTGATTGAATACGGCTCACCCTTTCTGACAGGGACCGCAAGATGCATGTGGGTGAATGCGGAGGAAGAAGGATCGACATAGTGTACATGACAGTATATGAGAGGGGGAGGTCGAATGACCAGCGCCGTTTCCTGGATCCCTTACGACGGTATCACCTTGAACAAGGGGACGAACCTCGTTTCCAAAGCTAAAGCTGGATGGGGGAGTACGACCCTGGGGCTGAAAAAAGGGGAATTTCAGCAGGGGAGAGGCATGACAACGGGTTCTCTTCGTGATGTTTGTTGATTACGCGATCACGGAATTACATTTTGGGGGTAAGGCGCGCGGGACCTGCTGCTAGAGTTGTATCCCACAGTAGGAGAGCAGGATGATGCGCTTAGTagaagaagccgaggatCTTGCCGGCAACGTGCTTGCGACGAGCCTCCTCGTGGTCCATGATACCGGCCGAGGTGGTCAGGACGACGTAACCGAACGAACGCGCGGGCAGGAGCTGCTGAACCCAGTTCTCAATCTGACCGAGCTGGACGTTGAAGCGCGGCGAGATGACACCACACTTGTTGATGCGGCCGTTGAGCTGGATGACAACCTTACCGGAGCGGTGGTCGTCGACCTCCTCGAACTCGCCAATGTAGCCTGCGATAATGCAACAGTGAACGACCAATAGCAGCCAGGTCAGTCAATCCGAATCGTAAGCCGAATCAGTgccagcacagcaagaCATGCACATCGCATCTCGACGGGGGAAAGACCAGGAGCGAACCAGAAAGGGGTCACGGAAGAATAATGTAGCACGCCAGAAATTTGCGCAGATTCGAGGTGAGCATATATGAGCCCCTCCACGCGGTAAGCATAGCAATTGCAGCTTTGCTTTTCCGGAGCCTTAAAGATGAACGCTGGTGTGTGCAACCTTCTCGCAAAGAGAATGTCACAAGCCAGATGCCCATTAGTTATAACTCCGGGAATGATTGGTTGTTTTGGTTTCCTAGCCGACTTTGTCTTGCCACATAGCTTTCCCGCGATGCAAGGAGAACGCCGACCCCCTCACAGCTGCGTCGAATCGACCATCCCTCCCGCTGTCTACTCGTCCAATGCACTACTGCGAAATCCTTTCCACTTTGTCGAAGATGAACATGATGAGGGAGAAAGATGCGATGTGATGCCGTGCGATGTCACGACGAGGCGATGAAAACTTACCGTGCTTCTGCATAACCGAGAGGAACTTGATGACGACCTTGGACGAGGGTCGGACAAGCACCTGGCGCTTACCCTTGCGCTCGGCGTTGACAATGCTGTTAAGAGCGTCGTTCTGTTGAGTTGAACACGAGGGTGGAAAGAGGCATTAGCG of the Mycosarcoma maydis chromosome 2, whole genome shotgun sequence genome contains:
- a CDS encoding 40S ribosomal protein uS8, with product MVRISVLNDALNSIVNAERKGKRQVLVRPSSKVVIKFLSVMQKHGYIGEFEEVDDHRSGKVVIQLNGRINKCGVISPRFNVQLGQIENWVQQLLPARSFGYVVLTTSAGIMDHEEARRKHVAGKILGFFY